The genomic DNA GGCTCACCGATATCGGCCTGATGTCGAACCTTCTGCCGGGCTACCTCAACATCCCTGTCGAGAAAGAGGTCGATTTTACGACTTATATGTCGAGCCGGGCATTTAAGCCGCTGCGGCCGAACCAGACCAGCTACTGGCAGAATTACAAGAAGTTCTTCGTCAGTATCCAGAAGGCGCTGTGGGGTGATGCTGCGACGCCACAGAACGACTTCGCCTATCAGTACCTGCCCAAGCTCGACGTGCCGGCCTACGACGTGCTGCGCTATTTCGAGATGATGCACCAGGGCCAGGTGAACGGCTATTTCTGCCAGGGCTTCAATCCGCTTCTGGCCTTCCCGAACCGTCAGAAGATCACGGAGTCTCTGTCGAAGCTGAAATGGCTCGTGACCATGGATCCGCTGGAGACGGAAACGTCCCGGTTCTGGGAGAACCACGGCGAGTACAACAACGTGAGCTCCGCTTCCATCCAGACGGAGGTGATCCAGTTGCCGTCCACCTGCTTTGCGGAGGATGACGGCTCGCTCGTCAATTCCAGCCGCTGGCTGCAATGGCACTGGGCGGGCGGCACCCCTCCCGGAGAGGCGAAGCACGATACGTGGATCATAGGGCAGATCTATCGCCGGCTGCGGGACCTCTACCAGAAGGAGGGAGGACCCTTTCCGGACCCGATCCTCAATCTCACCTGGAACTATCGGGATCCGAACGAGCCCTCTCCGGAAGAACTCGCCATGGAGCTCAACGGCTACGCTGTCGAGACCCTCTATGACCCGGCCGACCCCACGAAGGTGGTGCTGGAGAAGGGCAAGCAGGTCGTCAATTTCTCGGTCCTGCGTGACGACGGTACCACCGCCTGCGGCTGCTGGATCTATTCCGGCTGCTTCAACGAGGCCGGGAACAACATGGCGCGTCGGGATAATTCGGATCCGGACGACACCGGCGCCTATCCGAACTGGTCCTTCTCATGGCCTCTCAACCGGCGCATCCTCTACAATCGCGCCTCCGCGGACCTGCAGGGCAATCCGTGGGATCCGACCCGCAAGCTGATCGCCTGGGACGGAACGAAATGGTCAGGCTACGACGTTCCGGACATCGCGCCCAACGCGAAGCCCGATGAGGTTGGCCCCTTCATCATGAACCAGGAGGGCGTGTCGCGTCTCTTCGCCCGCGGCCTCATGCGGGATGGACCCTTCCCTGTGCATTACGAGCCGTTCGAGGCGCCGATCGCCAACGTCGTGGCGCCCAGGATCCGGGGCAACCCGGTGGCGCGGGTCTTCCAGAGCGATGTGGCGCAGTTCGCCACTTCGGAGGAGTTTCCCTATGCGGCGACCTCGTACAGGCTGACGGAGCATTTCCACTACTGGACGAAGCACAACCGGGTGAACGCGGCGCTCCAGCCGGAGTTCTTCGTCGAGATCTCGGAGCAGCTCGCAGCCGAGAAGGGCATTGCGCCCGGCTCCTGGGTGCGGGTGTGGTCCAAGCGCGGTGAGGTGAAGGCGAAAGCCGTCGTGACGAAGCGCATCAAGCCTCTCATCTGCGACGGCAAGCCGGTCCACGTGGTCGGCATCCCGCTGCATTGGGGCTTCAGCGGGGTGGCCCGGAAGGGATGGGGGCCGAATTCCCTCACGCCGTTCGTGGGCGACGCCAACATCGAGACGCCTGAGTACAAGGCGTTCCTCGTCAATATCGAACCCACGACAGCTCCGGCGTCGGTCTGAGGAGGAGTGGAATGGAACCAAGTCCCCATACCGCAACCAGCAATCCTCCCGTCGCTGCCACAGCCTCGAACCTGTCGGAGCGGGATCTCGTTCGCCGTTCCGCATCGACGGTTCCGCCGCCGGCCCGTCAGTTGGAGCCGGTCGCGAAGCTCATCGACGTGTCGAAATGCATCGGCTGCAAGGCCTGCCAATCGGCCTGCATCGAATGGAACGATACGCATCCGGACATCGAAACCAATGTGGGCGTCTATGAGAACCCGCATGATCTGACGCCGGACATGTTCACCCTGATGCGGTTCACCGAATGGGACAATCCGCAGACGGGGAACCTCGAATGGCTGATCCGCAAGGATGGCTGCATGCATTGTGCGGATCCAGGCTGCCTGAAGGCCTGCCCCGCGCCCGGAGCCATCGTGCAGTACTCCAACGGAATCGTGGATTTCATCCACGAGAACTGCATCGGCTGCGGCTATTGCATCAAGGGATGCCCCTTCAACATCCCGCGCATTTCGAAGGTCGATCATACGGCCTACAAATGTACTCTCTGCTCCGACCGCGTCGCCGTTGGGCAGGGGCCGGCCTGCGCGAAGGCCTGTCCGACCCACGCGATTACCTTCGGCACCAAAGAGGATATGAAGAACCTCGCCGACAGTCGGATCAAGGATCTCAAATCCCGCGGCTACGAGAATGCCGGCCTCTATGATCCGCCAGGGGTGGGCGGAACGCATGTGATGTACGTTCTGCATCACAATGATCAGCCCGAAATCTATTCGGGTCTGCCGAAGGATCCGAAGATCAGCCCTGTCGTCAATGCCTGGAAGGGTATGACGAAGTATCTGGGCTTCGCAGCGATGGGTCTTGCAGCCGCGGCGGGCGTCCTCCATGCGGCTCTGGTCAGCCCCAACCGTGTCACACGGGAGGATGAGGAGAAAGCCGAGGATCTCGTGAAGGAGAAGACCTGATGGCTGTCACGGACATCGCGAAGGAAGATGCGATTTATCCCGGCAAGCCGGTTGTCGTGGGCCGGTACAACCTGCCGGCTCGGATCAATCACTGGATCACGGCGGCTTCGCTCATTCTTCTCGCGCTGTCGGGCCTTGCCTTCTTCCATCCGTCACTGTTCTTCCTGACGGGCCTGTTCGGTGGCGGACAAAACGCTCGTGCCTTTCATCCCTGGATCGGCGTCGTCCTGTTCTTCAGCTTCGCTGGCCTCTTCATCCGCTTCTGGCGCGCCAATCTGCCGGAGAAATCCGACACGGAATGGCTTGCGCATACCAGTGATGTGATTGCCGGAAACGAGGACAGGCTGCCCGAGGTCGGCCGCTATAATGCGATTCAGAAGTTCAATTTCTGGGTCATGGCGCTCCTGATCATTGGCCTGATCCTGACGGGCCTCGCGATCTGGGATCAGTATTTCTCCGACTGGACGACCATTCCACAGAAGCGCGCCGCGGTTCTCATTCATTCTCTCGCAGCGGTCGCGCTCATCTGCATCTGGATCGTCCATGTCTATGCGGCGATCTGGACGCGCGGCACGCTTCGGGCGATGACGCGTGGTTCGGTCACCGGCGGCTGGGCCTGGAAACACCACCGCCGCTGGTTGAAGGAGCTGGCGGAGCGCCATAGAACGAAGAAGCCGGCGACGCCTGCCGAGTAGGTGGCGCCATGACACGTGACCCGTGCGGTTCGTGAGGTTGCATGACACATTCCAGTTCCGTCGAGCCGAACCCAGCATCCATCGGTCGCGTTCCGGCCCCACCCTTCGTCCGATTGCCGGATCCGAGAGCCCTTTTCGAGGCTCGGCATCTGCGCCTCGAAACTCTGGCGCAATCAAGCGAGCTTGCGCCCTACCTGCGGTTCGTTGCAGGGATCTCGGCTGCTCAAAACCGTATCCAGGACGATCTGCCCGAACCTGATCTTCCGTCGTCGGAAATTCTCGAGCGGGCGCATGAATTCGGCATGCCGCCCCTCGATAGAAGCCGTGTCGAACGCGATGAGGTCTTGGGTGAGACCCTGGAACGCCTGTTTGACGCGGTCACGCCGCTGGCCAAGCCGCCGGAGGCGCAAAGCGCGCTTGAGACGATCAAAGCGGCTCCGCGGGAACGACTGGGTGAGATCATCCACGGCGTTCTGACGGATTCGATCTCGGCCGATGCGCTCGCCGAGCACGTCTATGTGGCGGCTGGGCTGCAAGTCCATTTCGCCCGGCTGGCGGCGAAGCTCGACAAAAACCGGCTGGTCCGGGTCGGGGATGGCGCATGTCCCTGCTGCGGCAGTCCTCCGACCACGTCCCTGGTGGTCGGATGGATCGGAGCTGAGGGCACACGCTACTGCTCCTGCTCCCTGTGCGGCACCCTCTGGAATGTCGTGCGAGTGACATGTGTGCTGTGCAGTTCCACGAAAGGAATCGGCTATCAGGAAGTCGACGGGGGACCAGGAACCATCAAGGCGGAGTGCTGCGACAATTGCCGCGGCTATGTGAAGATTCTCCACCAGCAGAAGGACGCTGCCCTGGACCCGGTCGCAGACGACATCGCAAGCATGGGGCTCGACCTCCTTCTCCGGGACGGCGAATTCCAGCGCGGCGGCTTCAACCCCTTCCTGCTGGGGGTCTGAGCCATGGACGACGCGTCTCCCTCAAGCCTGCGCCGCCTTCCGTCGGTGGATCGTCTGCTGCGCCGCCCAGACCTCGTGGCTGCGGTTGCACAACACGGTCGTTCCGAGACTACGCTCGCGATCCGGGAAACTCTGGGAGAACTCCGTGAGATCCTGAAGCCCGGAACATCGATCGACGAGAGGGATATCGTCGCGTCTGTCCTGTCCCGGATCGATGTTCGTGCCGACACGCGCATGAAGCGGCTTTTCAACCTCACCGGCACGGTGCTGCACACCAATCTCGGCCGCGCGATCCTCGCCGAGGAAGCCATCGAGGCCGCAACGGCCGCCATGCGCCATGCGGTGTCCCTCGAATTCGATCTCGACAGCGGCAAGCGCGGAGAGCGGGACGATCACGTCCGCGCCCTCGTCTGCGAGCTGACAGGGGCGGAGGACGCGACCCTCGTCAACAATAATGCGGCCGCGGTGCTCCTTGTCCTCAATACGCTCTCAACGGGCAGGGAAGCGGTCGTCTCCCGCGGAGAACTCATCGAGATCGGTGGTGCATTCCGAATGCCCGAGATCATGGCAGGGGCAGGGGCACTGCTGCGCGAGGTGGGGACGACGAACCGCACCCATCCGCGCGATTATGTGAATGCACTCGGACCTGAAACCGGGCTCATCCTCAAGGTCCACACCTCGAACTATCGCATCGAAGGATTCACGGCGGAGGTTGACGCTCGCGATCTCGCCAAAATCGCACGGCAGCACAACGTGCCTCTCGTCAATGATCTCGGTTCGGGAACGCTCGTCGATCTCTCCCGGTTCGGACTGAGAAAGGAGCCCACGGTTCGTGAGGCCGTGGATGAGGGTGCGGATCTCGTCACCTTCTCGGGCGACAAGCTCCTCGGCGGGCCGCAGGCGGGCTTCATCGTCGGGCGCAAGGACCTCATCGCCGCCATCAACCGCAACCCCATGAAGCGCGCGTTGCGGGTCGACAAGATGCGGCTTGCGGCCTGTGAGGCGACCCTGAAACTCTATCGCGATCCCGACCGGCTCACCGAGAGGCTTCCCACCATGCGCTTCCTGGCGCGGTCCGTGAAAGACGTTCGGAAGCAGGCGTCTCGTCTCGCACCGGTCCTGGCCGAAGTCCTGGGAGCCGCTGTCGTTGTCGAGGCCGTGCCATGTCGAAGCCAGATCGGTTCGGGGGCGCTTCCGCTCGATACGATTGCGAGTTTCGGACTGTCGCTGAAACCGAAGGGGGGCGGGCGAGCCCTTGAACAGCTGAGCACCGCGTTCAGACGCTTGCCACGTCCCGTGATCGGCCGCATCGCCGAGGGTGCCCTCATCTTCGATCTCCGGTGCCTTGACCACGAGAACCTGTTTCGGGAGAACCTCTCGTCGCTTAAGCCTGGGGGCGCCTCGTGATCGTCGGCACGTCCGGGCATATCGATCATGGAAAGACCGCGCTCGTCAAAACGCTGACAGGCGTCGATACGGATCGCCTGAAGGAGGAGAAGGCACGCGGCATCACGGTCGATCTCGGCTTCGCCTACTGGCCTCAGGGTAACGGGGATGTCATCGGCTTCGTGGACGTTCCGGGGCATGAACGCTTCGTTCATTCCATGGTGGCGGGCGCGAGCGGCATCGACTTCGTGATGCTGGTGGTAGCGGCGGACGATGCGGTGAAGCCGCAGACCCTCGAGCATCTTGCCATTATCGACCTTCTCGGCATCGATCATGGCGTCGTAGTCCTCAGCAAGGCCGATCTGGCAGATGACGAGCGGCGCATGGAGGCCTGCGAACAGATCCGTGGCGTTCTCGCCGGTACGTCTCTGGCGAACCATCCGATCATTCCCGTCTCCGTCGTCACGGGAGAGGGTGTCGATGCCCTGAAGCAACACCTGCAGGCTGCGAGCGTCCTGCGTCAGCGCCCTGCGGACGGTCTGTTCCGCCTCTCCGTCGACCGCAGCTTCACTCTGGCGGGAGCCGGGACGGTGGTGACGGGGACGATCCTGTCCGGTTCGGTATCGGTGGGCGACCAGGTGGTCATAAGCCCGGCCGGACATGCCGCGCGGGTTCGCTCCATCCGTGCCCAGAACCGTCCGGCGCAGCGGGGCGTGGCGGGCGAGCGTTGTGCCTTGAATCTGGCCGGAGACGGCATCTCGAAGGATACGGTCGGCCGCGGCGATGTGGTCCTCGCACCGGCGCTTCATGCTCCGACCGACAGGATCGACGCTCGCCTCCGTCTTCTCAAAACCGAAAGGAAGCCGGTCGGCCAGTGGCATCCTGTCCGCCTGCACCATGCGGCGGCGGAGGTCGGCGCGCGGATTGTCCTGCTCGAGGACGAGCCGTTGTTGCCGGGCGGGGAAGCTTTCGTCCAGCTTGTCCTCGACCGCCCGATCGCCGCCGCAGCCCATGATCGCTTCGTCCTGCGTGACACGTCGGCACAACGGACGATCGGAGGCGGCATCCTCATCGATCTGCGAGCCCCAGCCCGGCACAGGCGTGGAGCCGAGCGCCGAGCGCAGCTTCATGCCCAGGCGCAGAGCGAGCCGGCGGCCGCCATGGCAGCACTTGCGGCGGTGCATCCGCATGTCTTCGATCTGGCGACCTTTGCCCGAGACCGATCGATGACTCCCGCTGTTGCGACGACCATTGCCGACCGGCTCGGTCTGGTTCGTCTCGCGGCGGGCGCGTCGACGCTGGCCCTCGAGCGGGAGCGCTGGCGGGTTTTCGAAACCCATATCGTCGACGCTCTCGCGGCGTATCACGCCGAGAACCCGGACCTGCAGGGCATGGGCCTCGAGCGACTGCGCCTCCAAAGCGAACCGCGTCTTCCGATCGCGGGATTTCGGTCCGCGCTCCAGGTTCTTGTCGCTGCGGACAGGATCAGGGTCGACGGTGCGTGGATCCACCTTCCTGGCCATGAGGTGCGCCTCGATGCGGGCGAGGAGCGTTTATGGGAGATCGTACAACCGCTTCTGTCGGGCGGGGAGCGCTTTCGCCCGCCCCGCGTCCGTGACATCGCCAATCTTCTGGAACTGCCCGAGGACGAGATCCGTGCTCTGTGCAAGGTCCTCAGCCGCCTCGGCCGGCTTGACGAAGTTGCGCATGATCACTTCTTTCTGCGCGATACCGTTGCCGAAATGGTCGGCATCCTCGAAAAGCTTGCCGCGGGTGCGGCAGGCGGGCAGTTCACGGCAGCGCAATTCCGCGACTGCGTTCTGAGCGGCCGTAAGGTCGCCATCCAGATCCTCGAATTCTTCGACCGGCACGGCGTAACCTTGCGTCGCGGCGATCTTCGTCGCATCAATTCGCATCGACTCGAACTTTTTCGGCAAACGCGGGAGAAAGGACAGGGAGGAGAATCGTCCCCGGTGGGGCGTCCGGACTTCAAATCCGGGTGGGGCTGCGAGCCGGTCCTCGGTGGGTTCGACTCCCACTCTCTTCCGCCATCCTCGCCAAGCGGCCTGTCGCAGGGTCGGAGGTGACTGCCCGTCAGCTAGAGCATCGGACGCAAAAGTGGGAACCGGTTTTGCGTGAAAAGGTGCTCAAGCAAGGAGAGCATCGGACGCAAAAGTGGGAACCGGTTTTGCGTGAAAAGGTGCTCAAAAGCAAAATGTTACAGCATCGGACGTGAGTTCGATTTCACGTCCGATGCTGTAGAGAATCGTGCGGACCCGGCGGGCCGCGCGAGCGAAAAGTCGACCCGGTTTTCCGTCACAACGATGCTCTAGAGGGCGCGGTCAGCGCG from Microvirga sp. TS319 includes the following:
- the fdnG gene encoding formate dehydrogenase-N subunit alpha, whose product is MNMELSRRGFLKAAGVGVAGTTLGAFGFSELEAAQVAAVRPFKLLNTMETRNTCPYCSVACGIIMYSKGDLRKGEAADITHIEGDADHPTNRGTLCPKGAALKDFVKADTRLKYPMIRKPGGDKFERVSWDQALDRIARLMKDDRDANFIAANTAGVPVNRWTTVGFLAASATTNETAYLTYKVVRSTGIVAFDNQARVUHGPTVSSLGPTFGRGAMTNSWTDIRNTDLVIIMGGNAAEAHPCGFKWVTEAKANRGAKLIVVDPRFTRSASVSDFYAPIRQGTDIAFLLGVINYCIQNDKIQWEYVKAFTNASYVVKDGFAYKDGLFTGYDENKRDYDRSTWEYDIGPDGFAVVDDTLQNPRCVWNLLKTHVATYTPDMVERICGTPKDKFLKVAQMISECSSPTKTMTSMYALGWTQHSKGSQNIRTMAMLQLILGNIGVRGGGMNALRGHSNIQGLTDIGLMSNLLPGYLNIPVEKEVDFTTYMSSRAFKPLRPNQTSYWQNYKKFFVSIQKALWGDAATPQNDFAYQYLPKLDVPAYDVLRYFEMMHQGQVNGYFCQGFNPLLAFPNRQKITESLSKLKWLVTMDPLETETSRFWENHGEYNNVSSASIQTEVIQLPSTCFAEDDGSLVNSSRWLQWHWAGGTPPGEAKHDTWIIGQIYRRLRDLYQKEGGPFPDPILNLTWNYRDPNEPSPEELAMELNGYAVETLYDPADPTKVVLEKGKQVVNFSVLRDDGTTACGCWIYSGCFNEAGNNMARRDNSDPDDTGAYPNWSFSWPLNRRILYNRASADLQGNPWDPTRKLIAWDGTKWSGYDVPDIAPNAKPDEVGPFIMNQEGVSRLFARGLMRDGPFPVHYEPFEAPIANVVAPRIRGNPVARVFQSDVAQFATSEEFPYAATSYRLTEHFHYWTKHNRVNAALQPEFFVEISEQLAAEKGIAPGSWVRVWSKRGEVKAKAVVTKRIKPLICDGKPVHVVGIPLHWGFSGVARKGWGPNSLTPFVGDANIETPEYKAFLVNIEPTTAPASV
- a CDS encoding formate dehydrogenase subunit gamma, encoding MAVTDIAKEDAIYPGKPVVVGRYNLPARINHWITAASLILLALSGLAFFHPSLFFLTGLFGGGQNARAFHPWIGVVLFFSFAGLFIRFWRANLPEKSDTEWLAHTSDVIAGNEDRLPEVGRYNAIQKFNFWVMALLIIGLILTGLAIWDQYFSDWTTIPQKRAAVLIHSLAAVALICIWIVHVYAAIWTRGTLRAMTRGSVTGGWAWKHHRRWLKELAERHRTKKPATPAE
- the fdhE gene encoding formate dehydrogenase accessory protein FdhE, with protein sequence MTHSSSVEPNPASIGRVPAPPFVRLPDPRALFEARHLRLETLAQSSELAPYLRFVAGISAAQNRIQDDLPEPDLPSSEILERAHEFGMPPLDRSRVERDEVLGETLERLFDAVTPLAKPPEAQSALETIKAAPRERLGEIIHGVLTDSISADALAEHVYVAAGLQVHFARLAAKLDKNRLVRVGDGACPCCGSPPTTSLVVGWIGAEGTRYCSCSLCGTLWNVVRVTCVLCSSTKGIGYQEVDGGPGTIKAECCDNCRGYVKILHQQKDAALDPVADDIASMGLDLLLRDGEFQRGGFNPFLLGV
- the fdxH gene encoding formate dehydrogenase subunit beta codes for the protein MEPSPHTATSNPPVAATASNLSERDLVRRSASTVPPPARQLEPVAKLIDVSKCIGCKACQSACIEWNDTHPDIETNVGVYENPHDLTPDMFTLMRFTEWDNPQTGNLEWLIRKDGCMHCADPGCLKACPAPGAIVQYSNGIVDFIHENCIGCGYCIKGCPFNIPRISKVDHTAYKCTLCSDRVAVGQGPACAKACPTHAITFGTKEDMKNLADSRIKDLKSRGYENAGLYDPPGVGGTHVMYVLHHNDQPEIYSGLPKDPKISPVVNAWKGMTKYLGFAAMGLAAAAGVLHAALVSPNRVTREDEEKAEDLVKEKT
- the selA gene encoding L-seryl-tRNA(Sec) selenium transferase, giving the protein MDDASPSSLRRLPSVDRLLRRPDLVAAVAQHGRSETTLAIRETLGELREILKPGTSIDERDIVASVLSRIDVRADTRMKRLFNLTGTVLHTNLGRAILAEEAIEAATAAMRHAVSLEFDLDSGKRGERDDHVRALVCELTGAEDATLVNNNAAAVLLVLNTLSTGREAVVSRGELIEIGGAFRMPEIMAGAGALLREVGTTNRTHPRDYVNALGPETGLILKVHTSNYRIEGFTAEVDARDLAKIARQHNVPLVNDLGSGTLVDLSRFGLRKEPTVREAVDEGADLVTFSGDKLLGGPQAGFIVGRKDLIAAINRNPMKRALRVDKMRLAACEATLKLYRDPDRLTERLPTMRFLARSVKDVRKQASRLAPVLAEVLGAAVVVEAVPCRSQIGSGALPLDTIASFGLSLKPKGGGRALEQLSTAFRRLPRPVIGRIAEGALIFDLRCLDHENLFRENLSSLKPGGAS